In Natronococcus occultus SP4, the following proteins share a genomic window:
- a CDS encoding ABC transporter permease yields MSTTTIERIQRRFEGGTVPILTKRVRQLLSIVLFLGLWSALVRFGVLGFDTFVGPETTLAALLEALSGTAMTEGGETIYEHAAFSAFRVLVAVTIAVLVAIPLGLTIGTSRRWEDALFPALEVFRPVPPVAWVPIALLLLPTFRSGVIFVVFVGAFFPILVNTIEGVKTVEAEYVQAAASLGAGSRDIFRHVIVPATLPSIITGVSLGVGLAWITVVAAEMIAGGVGIGYIIFQAYRLLQTEVIAVGMIAIGFLGYISAAAVHRTGHYLTRWQETN; encoded by the coding sequence ATGAGTACGACCACGATCGAACGGATTCAGCGGCGGTTCGAGGGAGGCACCGTTCCGATACTCACCAAGCGCGTTCGGCAGCTGCTGTCGATCGTCCTGTTTCTCGGCCTCTGGTCGGCGCTGGTCCGCTTCGGCGTGCTCGGATTCGACACGTTCGTCGGCCCGGAGACGACGCTCGCGGCACTGCTCGAGGCACTTTCGGGCACGGCGATGACCGAAGGCGGAGAGACGATCTACGAACACGCGGCGTTCTCGGCGTTTCGCGTCCTCGTCGCGGTTACCATCGCGGTGCTCGTTGCTATCCCGCTCGGACTGACGATCGGGACGAGCCGCCGCTGGGAGGACGCGCTGTTCCCGGCGCTCGAGGTGTTCCGACCCGTTCCGCCGGTCGCCTGGGTCCCGATCGCGCTGCTCCTGTTGCCGACGTTCCGCAGCGGCGTGATCTTCGTGGTGTTCGTCGGCGCGTTCTTCCCGATCCTCGTCAACACCATCGAGGGCGTCAAGACCGTCGAGGCGGAGTACGTCCAGGCGGCAGCGAGCCTGGGTGCCGGGTCACGCGACATCTTCCGACACGTTATCGTCCCCGCGACGCTGCCGTCGATCATCACTGGGGTCTCGCTGGGCGTCGGGCTGGCGTGGATTACGGTCGTCGCTGCCGAGATGATCGCCGGCGGCGTCGGCATCGGCTACATCATCTTCCAGGCCTACCGGCTGCTCCAGACCGAGGTCATCGCGGTCGGCATGATCGCGATCGGCTTCCTGGGGTACATCTCGGCTGCGGCGGTCCACCGGACCGGCCACTACCTCACCCGCTGGCAGGAGACCAACTGA
- a CDS encoding ABC transporter ATP-binding protein, translated as MSKHDAPTDDSPTAEPTPDTTGKTGAISLDNLNKTYDPEGEHVVAVEDMDLDVAAEEFVALLGPSGCGKSTVLECIAGYLEPTEGEVVVDGTPVTNPDPKRGVVFQENRLFPWKTIKENVEFGPRMHEGVEEGRAESILDEMGLDGFEDAYPSELSGGMQQRAELARLLANDPAIMLMDEPFSALDALTKEIMQKKLLEVWERDNRTVLFITHDVEEAILLADRVAIMTARPGQIKDVIDVDIDRPRDPEVVTTDRFTELRERALSVIREEAERALEQEDGA; from the coding sequence ATGAGCAAACACGACGCACCCACCGACGATTCCCCGACCGCCGAACCGACTCCCGATACGACGGGCAAGACCGGCGCGATTTCGCTCGATAACCTGAACAAGACGTACGATCCCGAGGGCGAACACGTCGTCGCCGTCGAAGACATGGACCTCGACGTGGCGGCCGAGGAGTTCGTCGCGTTACTCGGCCCGTCCGGCTGCGGAAAGAGTACCGTCCTCGAGTGTATCGCCGGCTACCTCGAGCCCACCGAAGGCGAGGTCGTCGTCGACGGCACGCCAGTCACGAACCCGGATCCGAAACGCGGCGTGGTCTTCCAGGAGAACCGGCTGTTTCCCTGGAAGACGATCAAGGAGAACGTCGAGTTCGGCCCGCGGATGCACGAGGGCGTCGAAGAGGGACGCGCGGAGTCGATACTCGACGAGATGGGTCTCGACGGCTTCGAGGACGCCTACCCCTCGGAGCTCTCCGGCGGGATGCAACAGCGAGCCGAACTCGCCCGCCTGCTGGCGAACGATCCCGCGATCATGCTGATGGACGAGCCGTTCAGTGCGCTCGACGCGCTGACGAAAGAGATCATGCAGAAAAAGCTCCTCGAGGTGTGGGAACGCGACAACCGCACGGTGTTGTTCATCACCCACGACGTCGAGGAAGCGATCCTGCTGGCTGACCGCGTTGCGATAATGACCGCCCGTCCGGGGCAGATCAAAGACGTTATCGACGTCGATATCGACCGGCCGCGCGATCCCGAGGTCGTCACCACTGACCGGTTCACCGAACTGCGCGAACGGGCGCTCTCGGTCATCCGCGAGGAGGCCGAGCGCGCGCTCGAACAGGAGGACGGTGCCTGA
- a CDS encoding ABC transporter permease, whose protein sequence is MESRRRLVRLGSILAVPVLWFVASRFGLIAGLPTPVEVADAYVAELYRDDFWISTIRSTIRVLASFVVAAAVAVPLGLLIGRYTIFADLTFPALEMLRPIPPIAWIPFTILVLPAAELSIMFITFLGAFFPILLNTIQGARGVEVEYPRAAQSLGANSYQTFRHVIFPGALPAIHAGMIVGMGLAWVNLIAAEMVAGGTGLGFLTWSAYTSGSYPTIIVGVITIGLLGAISSALVRLLGDWQIGWTEPRPN, encoded by the coding sequence ATGGAGTCGCGGCGCCGACTCGTCCGGCTGGGGTCGATCCTCGCGGTGCCGGTGCTCTGGTTCGTCGCCAGCCGGTTCGGGCTGATCGCCGGACTGCCGACCCCCGTCGAGGTAGCCGACGCGTACGTGGCCGAGCTGTACCGGGACGACTTCTGGATCTCGACGATACGGAGCACGATCCGCGTGCTCGCCTCGTTCGTCGTCGCGGCGGCGGTCGCGGTCCCGCTGGGGCTGCTGATCGGACGGTACACGATCTTCGCCGATCTCACGTTCCCCGCACTCGAGATGCTGCGACCGATTCCGCCGATCGCGTGGATCCCCTTTACAATCCTCGTGTTGCCGGCGGCCGAACTCTCGATCATGTTCATCACGTTCCTCGGGGCGTTCTTCCCGATCCTGTTAAACACGATCCAGGGGGCACGCGGCGTCGAGGTTGAGTATCCACGCGCCGCCCAGTCGCTCGGGGCGAACTCCTACCAGACGTTCCGTCACGTCATTTTTCCCGGCGCGTTGCCCGCGATTCACGCCGGCATGATCGTCGGGATGGGGCTCGCGTGGGTCAACCTCATCGCCGCCGAGATGGTCGCCGGCGGCACCGGGCTCGGATTCCTGACCTGGTCGGCCTACACGAGTGGCTCGTACCCCACGATCATCGTCGGGGTCATCACGATCGGCCTCCTCGGAGCGATTTCCTCTGCGCTGGTTCGGCTCCTCGGCGACTGGCAGATCGGGTGGACCGAGCCACGGCCGAACTGA
- a CDS encoding cold-shock protein, protein MAKGTVDFFNDTGGYGFIETEDADEDVFFHMEDIGGPDLEEGQELEFEIEQAPKGPRATNVERL, encoded by the coding sequence ATGGCGAAAGGAACCGTTGATTTCTTCAACGACACTGGCGGCTACGGATTCATCGAGACTGAGGACGCGGACGAGGACGTCTTCTTCCACATGGAAGACATCGGCGGCCCGGACCTCGAAGAAGGTCAGGAACTCGAGTTCGAGATCGAGCAGGCCCCCAAGGGCCCGCGCGCAACGAACGTCGAGCGCCTGTAA
- a CDS encoding Lrp/AsnC family transcriptional regulator, with protein sequence MTEYDLDATDREILYALQKEARNLSSSEMAERTDASSSTVRKRIQRLEAEGIIKGYSADIDYTKSGYPIRMLLFCTAPIPDRGDYIEEILAIPAVISVQELVTGEENLLVTAVGETDRDITPVAQELADIGLTITDEVLVRSHESTSFDELSGE encoded by the coding sequence ATGACCGAGTACGATCTCGACGCGACCGACCGGGAGATCTTGTATGCGCTTCAAAAAGAAGCCCGAAACCTCTCCTCAAGCGAGATGGCCGAGCGTACCGACGCTTCCTCAAGTACGGTCCGAAAGCGAATTCAGCGCCTGGAAGCGGAGGGGATAATCAAGGGATACAGCGCCGACATCGACTACACGAAGTCCGGCTACCCGATCCGGATGCTGTTGTTTTGTACGGCTCCGATCCCCGATCGGGGGGACTACATCGAAGAGATACTCGCCATTCCGGCGGTCATCTCGGTCCAGGAACTCGTCACTGGCGAGGAGAACCTCCTCGTCACGGCCGTCGGGGAGACCGATCGGGACATCACGCCGGTCGCACAGGAACTGGCGGACATCGGCTTAACGATCACGGACGAGGTACTCGTCCGCAGTCACGAATCGACCTCGTTCGACGAGCTTTCCGGGGAGTGA
- a CDS encoding proton-conducting transporter transmembrane domain-containing protein — translation MSKDTRPSDAGTLAETTTQRTPTIPRASTWAVWTLFLCSVGVLVLTALRGYEWGHPDLVVIDGLTAVMWVVVTFFSGIVHSYSRRYMTGDSGVDRFFGQILAFTVVVMTLTAADHVALFATMWLAMGLLMASLIGHDRDWKQARAAGVLAVKYFLASSALLSTGLVALVWATGATSVSGIVADIDGISTTVVIVAVAAIFLAAIVQSALFPFHGWLLSSMTAPTPASALMHAGFVNAGGILLTRFAPLVGEYLYVMSVVVLVGAFSALLGQAMLLVQTDVKRELGSSTIAQMGFMIMQCGLGFFGAAIAHLILHGCYKAYLFLSSGAPVEHTVPTDKDRTHLGFSGVAVSLLTAVGGGVIFMLLTGKLSGLSVTLNSGIVLTLVVVLTTLTAARDILHRTTLPSSIRLVSVPLVVLTAISAYAVTFNAVSTMLAADVPMTYAPTELTVVHYLVVAGFVGAYLATELGWHRSSERLYVALLNVSQPAPSTVLTSKEDYDDA, via the coding sequence ATGTCTAAGGACACGCGACCATCCGATGCTGGAACACTCGCCGAAACGACGACCCAACGGACCCCCACGATTCCGCGAGCGTCGACCTGGGCGGTCTGGACGCTCTTTCTGTGTAGCGTTGGCGTTCTCGTATTGACCGCCCTGCGTGGGTACGAATGGGGGCACCCCGACCTCGTCGTCATCGACGGGTTGACCGCGGTCATGTGGGTCGTGGTCACCTTCTTCAGTGGGATCGTCCACAGCTACTCGCGCCGGTACATGACCGGCGACAGCGGCGTTGACCGATTTTTCGGCCAGATACTGGCCTTCACGGTCGTGGTCATGACGCTGACCGCGGCGGATCACGTCGCGCTGTTCGCGACGATGTGGCTAGCGATGGGTCTGTTGATGGCATCACTGATCGGTCACGACCGCGACTGGAAACAGGCCCGCGCTGCTGGCGTGCTTGCCGTCAAGTACTTTCTCGCCAGCAGCGCGCTGCTTTCGACCGGGCTCGTCGCTCTCGTCTGGGCGACGGGCGCTACCTCCGTTTCGGGCATTGTCGCCGACATCGACGGGATTTCGACGACCGTTGTGATCGTCGCCGTCGCCGCTATCTTCCTCGCAGCGATCGTCCAGTCGGCACTGTTCCCGTTTCACGGCTGGCTGCTATCGTCGATGACCGCGCCAACGCCGGCCTCCGCGCTGATGCACGCCGGTTTCGTCAACGCGGGCGGCATCCTGCTGACCAGGTTCGCTCCGCTGGTCGGCGAGTACCTGTACGTCATGTCAGTCGTCGTCCTCGTCGGTGCGTTCAGTGCCCTTCTGGGACAGGCCATGCTGCTCGTCCAGACCGACGTGAAACGCGAACTTGGCAGTTCGACGATCGCGCAGATGGGCTTTATGATTATGCAGTGTGGCCTCGGTTTCTTCGGGGCTGCGATCGCCCACCTCATCTTGCACGGCTGCTACAAGGCCTATCTCTTCCTCTCGTCCGGAGCTCCCGTCGAGCACACGGTTCCAACGGACAAGGACCGCACCCATCTAGGCTTTTCCGGCGTCGCGGTCAGCCTCCTCACGGCCGTCGGCGGCGGCGTGATCTTCATGCTGCTCACCGGAAAGCTGTCGGGACTGAGCGTGACTCTCAACAGCGGTATCGTGTTGACCCTCGTCGTGGTGCTGACGACGCTCACCGCCGCACGGGATATTCTCCACCGGACGACGCTCCCGTCGTCGATCAGGCTCGTTAGCGTCCCGCTGGTCGTGCTGACCGCAATCAGCGCATACGCGGTGACATTCAACGCCGTTTCGACGATGCTCGCAGCGGACGTCCCGATGACCTACGCGCCAACCGAACTAACCGTCGTTCACTACCTCGTCGTCGCCGGCTTCGTCGGCGCCTATCTCGCGACGGAGCTTGGCTGGCACCGCTCCAGCGAGCGGCTCTACGTTGCCTTACTGAACGTCTCGCAACCGGCCCCCTCTACCGTGCTCACCAGCAAGGAGGACTACGATGACGCCTAA
- a CDS encoding DUF2309 domain-containing protein, translating into MTPKETQTQTRTATQDRIVKSIDRVADRIGSVWPLHSFVTANPLSGFEDRPFHEAVAEGERLFGGRGYPRPEIFRRAWEDGRIDPEILRAELAAHELDDDPETHLETLAERETERGNETDDATETVDRVLAKWLAAFLDQDHANWSMPNREEGFYAAWRELAPHDGDVPGCDDPDDLPETAMAVLEDALGELPDPRWDDVLEFHLAALPGWTGFIKQRTEDDSDPWQSEYPITLSEYLAVRLALCDLLDAPIEPADASGDDPAATADEDAPLEEIWLSAWEQSYRRRLLEDVDDSVTESSHGDDERPDAQLVFCIDTRSEIIRRHIEAQGSYETHGYAGFFGIPMQYKEHDSEVVADACPPIVEPQHLIADEPETDRGEKTTTHDQWHGLVSATRKHFKRLKTNAVAAFPFVEGGGGAYGSVMVARTLAPSALYKLDTAVDERVPSTHEFCSPTLEYPRMSDDEKVEYAQTAFELMGWTEFSRLVVFAGHASHTTNNPFDSSLDCGACAGNPGGPNARILAKICNDESVKAELRQRDFSIPEDTVFVGAEHNTTTDEITLFDGDVPESHHEDIEELRDDLEQARRAAAAERSESLTNADPSDPIRETARRAVDWGETRPEWGLAGNASFVIGPRGLTDDEDLDGRAFLHSYDWSTDPDGDALELIMAGPLVVTQWINNQYYFATVDNDVYGSGSKVTQNPVGNVGVVQGNGGDLMTGLPLQSLKAADDEPYHQPLRLTAVIHAPVERVTEILREHENVERLVANGWIANLTVIDPTQDNRVFHYQGGLEWERPAPEPTPQQASAPASSD; encoded by the coding sequence ATGACGCCTAAGGAAACTCAAACCCAGACTCGAACCGCGACCCAGGACCGCATCGTCAAAAGTATCGACCGTGTCGCCGACCGAATCGGCTCGGTCTGGCCGCTCCACTCCTTCGTCACCGCGAACCCGCTCTCGGGGTTCGAAGACCGGCCGTTTCACGAAGCCGTCGCCGAAGGCGAGCGGCTGTTCGGCGGCCGCGGCTACCCGCGTCCCGAAATCTTTCGTCGGGCCTGGGAGGACGGTCGGATCGATCCCGAAATACTGCGCGCAGAACTCGCCGCCCACGAACTCGACGACGATCCCGAGACGCACCTCGAGACGTTGGCCGAGCGCGAAACAGAGCGGGGCAACGAGACCGACGACGCAACGGAAACCGTCGACCGCGTGCTCGCAAAGTGGCTCGCCGCGTTTCTCGACCAGGACCACGCGAACTGGTCGATGCCCAACCGCGAGGAGGGATTCTACGCCGCTTGGCGCGAACTCGCTCCCCATGACGGCGACGTGCCCGGCTGCGACGATCCCGATGACCTCCCCGAGACGGCGATGGCGGTGCTGGAGGACGCACTCGGCGAACTCCCCGACCCGCGCTGGGATGACGTTCTCGAGTTCCACCTCGCCGCGCTGCCCGGCTGGACGGGGTTCATCAAGCAACGCACCGAGGACGATTCGGATCCGTGGCAGTCGGAGTACCCGATCACGCTGTCCGAATACCTGGCCGTGCGGCTGGCGCTTTGTGACCTGCTGGATGCCCCGATCGAGCCCGCCGATGCGAGCGGCGACGATCCCGCTGCAACCGCCGACGAGGACGCCCCCCTCGAGGAGATCTGGCTGTCGGCCTGGGAGCAGAGCTATCGTCGTCGTCTCCTCGAAGACGTCGACGACTCCGTCACCGAGTCGTCCCACGGCGACGACGAGCGCCCGGACGCACAGCTCGTCTTCTGTATCGACACGCGCTCGGAGATCATCCGCCGCCACATCGAAGCACAGGGCAGTTACGAGACTCACGGCTACGCAGGGTTTTTCGGCATCCCGATGCAGTACAAGGAACACGATTCGGAGGTCGTCGCCGACGCCTGCCCGCCGATCGTCGAGCCACAACACCTGATCGCCGACGAACCCGAGACCGACCGCGGTGAAAAGACGACGACCCACGACCAGTGGCACGGGCTGGTGAGCGCGACTCGGAAACACTTCAAGCGTCTCAAGACCAACGCCGTCGCCGCCTTCCCGTTCGTCGAAGGAGGCGGCGGCGCCTACGGGTCGGTGATGGTGGCACGGACGCTCGCCCCGTCGGCCCTCTACAAACTCGATACCGCCGTCGACGAGCGCGTCCCGAGCACCCACGAGTTCTGTTCTCCCACGCTCGAGTACCCGCGGATGAGCGACGACGAGAAAGTCGAGTACGCACAGACTGCCTTCGAACTCATGGGCTGGACGGAGTTTTCTCGCCTGGTCGTCTTCGCAGGTCACGCGAGTCACACGACGAACAACCCGTTCGACTCGAGCCTCGACTGTGGGGCCTGTGCCGGCAACCCCGGCGGCCCGAACGCGCGTATACTCGCAAAGATCTGCAACGACGAAAGCGTCAAAGCCGAGCTCCGCCAGCGCGACTTCTCGATCCCGGAGGACACGGTGTTCGTCGGGGCCGAACACAACACGACGACCGACGAGATCACCCTCTTCGACGGCGACGTTCCCGAGAGCCACCACGAGGACATAGAGGAGTTGCGCGACGACCTCGAGCAAGCACGTCGCGCTGCAGCCGCCGAGCGCAGCGAATCGCTGACGAACGCCGACCCCAGCGATCCCATCCGCGAGACGGCACGCCGCGCGGTCGACTGGGGCGAAACCCGACCCGAGTGGGGTCTGGCCGGCAACGCCTCGTTCGTCATTGGCCCTCGCGGACTGACCGACGACGAGGACCTCGATGGCCGCGCGTTCCTTCACTCCTACGACTGGTCGACCGACCCCGACGGTGACGCACTCGAGTTGATCATGGCGGGACCGCTCGTCGTGACACAATGGATCAACAACCAATACTACTTTGCGACCGTCGACAACGACGTCTACGGCAGCGGCTCGAAGGTCACGCAAAACCCGGTTGGTAACGTCGGCGTCGTCCAGGGCAACGGCGGCGATCTGATGACCGGCCTCCCGCTACAGTCGCTGAAGGCCGCCGACGACGAGCCCTACCACCAGCCGCTCCGCCTGACCGCGGTGATCCACGCGCCAGTCGAGCGCGTCACCGAGATTCTCCGCGAACACGAGAACGTCGAACGGCTGGTGGCAAACGGCTGGATCGCCAACCTGACCGTCATCGATCCTACCCAGGACAACCGGGTCTTCCACTATCAGGGGGGCCTCGAGTGGGAACGCCCGGCGCCAGAACCGACCCCACAGCAGGCCAGCGCACCCGCAAGTTCGGACTGA
- a CDS encoding carbonic anhydrase has translation MGSTRKFLEELLAGNQRHVESLPENYFAEVQTDQHPDTVAICCSDSRVPQEHMWGFDHPGVIFTPSNIGNQVWDDDDGDRIVDGGVLYPIHHTDTDVAVVVGHTGCGAITAAYQVATGGDFPGPKGVDKWVEMLVPVIEEGLESDLIDREMNESTVINQLVEYNVDYQAGFLRESDDVPDDVGVYGFVYDFQGVYGNAYGRAYLVNVNGETDSGRITELIPDEFATSTQSLLY, from the coding sequence ATGGGATCGACTCGGAAGTTCCTTGAGGAGCTGCTCGCCGGCAACCAGCGCCACGTCGAGTCGCTCCCGGAGAATTACTTCGCCGAGGTCCAGACGGACCAGCATCCCGATACTGTCGCGATCTGCTGTTCCGACTCACGGGTGCCACAGGAGCACATGTGGGGGTTCGACCATCCGGGAGTGATCTTTACGCCGAGCAACATCGGTAACCAGGTCTGGGATGACGACGACGGCGATCGGATCGTCGACGGCGGAGTGCTTTACCCGATTCACCACACGGACACCGATGTCGCCGTCGTCGTTGGCCACACCGGCTGTGGGGCCATCACCGCCGCGTACCAGGTCGCGACCGGCGGCGACTTTCCCGGACCGAAAGGCGTCGATAAGTGGGTCGAGATGCTGGTACCGGTCATCGAGGAGGGTCTCGAGAGCGACCTGATCGACCGCGAGATGAACGAGTCGACGGTGATCAACCAGCTCGTCGAGTACAACGTCGACTACCAGGCAGGGTTTCTCCGGGAGTCCGACGACGTTCCCGATGACGTCGGCGTCTACGGCTTCGTCTACGACTTCCAAGGCGTCTACGGCAACGCGTACGGACGGGCGTATCTGGTCAACGTCAACGGCGAGACCGACTCCGGACGGATCACCGAGTTGATCCCCGACGAGTTCGCGACGTCGACCCAGAGTTTGCTGTACTGA
- a CDS encoding NADP-dependent oxidoreductase: MAETRQWRLASRPSGEPTRENFELVTVARPTPGDGEVLVRTLYQSVDPYMRGRMRDADSYAEPWDVGEPMRAGVVGEVIESNDDGFESGDVVTGELPWAEHAVADGEELRRVDPDRGPISTALGVLGMPGVTAYFGMTDVAEPKPGDTVVVSAAAGAVGSVAGQLARLSGARVVGTAGSDEKIDWLTDELGFDAAINYRTTDDLPGAVAEACPDGVDVYFDNVGGPITDAVWPLLNVRSRVAVCGQIALYNATEIPTGPRKLAKLIESRARVEGLLVRDYEDRRSEALERLSTFIADDELRYRQHAVEGFENAPDAFMGLFEGENVGKQLVQVADRND; the protein is encoded by the coding sequence ATGGCAGAGACCAGGCAGTGGCGACTGGCGAGCCGCCCGTCCGGCGAACCGACCCGCGAGAACTTCGAACTCGTGACCGTCGCGCGACCCACTCCCGGAGACGGCGAGGTGCTCGTTCGGACGCTGTACCAGTCGGTCGACCCATACATGCGCGGGCGGATGCGCGACGCCGACTCCTACGCGGAGCCGTGGGACGTCGGCGAGCCGATGCGGGCGGGCGTCGTCGGCGAAGTGATCGAATCCAACGACGACGGCTTCGAGTCCGGCGACGTCGTGACGGGCGAGCTTCCCTGGGCCGAGCACGCGGTCGCGGACGGCGAGGAGCTGCGTCGCGTCGATCCCGATCGGGGTCCGATCTCGACGGCGCTCGGCGTCCTCGGGATGCCCGGCGTGACGGCGTACTTCGGGATGACCGACGTCGCCGAGCCGAAGCCGGGCGACACGGTCGTCGTCTCGGCGGCAGCCGGTGCCGTGGGATCGGTTGCGGGGCAGCTCGCTCGACTGAGCGGCGCCCGCGTCGTCGGCACGGCCGGTAGCGACGAGAAGATCGACTGGCTGACCGACGAGCTCGGGTTCGACGCCGCGATCAACTACCGGACGACCGACGACCTGCCCGGCGCGGTGGCCGAGGCCTGTCCGGACGGCGTCGACGTCTACTTCGACAACGTCGGCGGGCCGATCACCGACGCGGTCTGGCCCCTGCTGAACGTCCGTTCCCGCGTCGCCGTCTGCGGACAGATCGCCCTCTATAATGCGACCGAGATCCCGACGGGGCCGCGAAAGCTCGCCAAGCTAATCGAGTCTCGTGCACGCGTGGAGGGACTGCTGGTCCGGGACTACGAGGACCGACGGAGCGAGGCGCTCGAACGGCTCTCGACGTTCATCGCCGACGACGAACTGCGCTACCGCCAACACGCCGTCGAGGGGTTCGAGAACGCGCCCGACGCGTTCATGGGGCTGTTCGAGGGCGAGAACGTCGGCAAACAGCTAGTACAAGTCGCGGATCGGAACGACTGA
- a CDS encoding ABC transporter permease: protein MLSVGFRALFRRELLRFIRRPKNTFMPPAITNVLYFAVFGIILGGRIDEPVAGIGYILFLVPGLVVLGTISNAFENASFSIFHGRWNEYIHETLTSPLSYAEMVVAYVGASAVRGLIVGVIIAVVGRLFVPISIENGIFLVATMVVIAALFAAFGIIGGLVARDFDDLTVMNQFILRPLVFFGAVFYSLTMLPATWQTVSLLNPMVYMVDSVRYGLLGYSDMLEIAPAAYAELAPYASLGVLTLLTVGVIALDVYLFKIGYGLTD from the coding sequence ATGCTGTCGGTCGGCTTTCGTGCGCTCTTTCGACGGGAACTCCTCCGGTTCATCCGCCGACCCAAGAACACGTTCATGCCGCCGGCGATCACGAACGTGCTGTACTTCGCCGTCTTCGGGATCATCCTGGGCGGCCGCATCGACGAACCCGTCGCGGGGATCGGCTACATCCTCTTTCTCGTTCCGGGGCTGGTCGTCCTCGGGACGATCTCGAACGCCTTCGAGAACGCCTCGTTCTCGATCTTCCACGGGCGCTGGAACGAGTACATCCACGAGACGCTGACCTCGCCGCTTTCCTACGCCGAGATGGTCGTCGCCTACGTCGGCGCCAGCGCCGTCCGCGGGCTGATCGTCGGGGTCATCATCGCCGTCGTCGGCCGGCTGTTCGTTCCGATCTCGATCGAGAACGGCATCTTTCTGGTGGCGACGATGGTCGTGATCGCCGCGCTGTTTGCCGCCTTCGGAATCATCGGCGGGCTCGTCGCGCGGGACTTCGACGACCTCACCGTGATGAACCAGTTCATCCTGCGGCCGCTGGTGTTCTTCGGGGCCGTCTTCTACTCGCTGACAATGCTGCCGGCGACCTGGCAGACCGTCTCCCTGCTGAACCCGATGGTGTACATGGTCGACAGCGTCCGGTACGGATTGCTCGGCTACTCGGACATGCTGGAGATCGCGCCGGCAGCCTACGCCGAACTCGCCCCGTACGCGTCGCTGGGCGTGCTCACGCTCCTTACCGTCGGGGTCATCGCGCTCGACGTCTACCTCTTCAAGATCGGCTACGGACTGACCGACTGA
- a CDS encoding ABC transporter ATP-binding protein, with amino-acid sequence MPPAIETTDLVKEYGDLRALQELSLTVEEGEFFGLLGPNGAGKTTFINTLVGLVRKTGGEARVFGHDVEDDYRQARNAIGLAPQEFNVDRFFPIREVLMHKAGYHGIPEDEAGKRADEVLKRVGIYDKRNERFDWLSGGMKRRLLLARALVTDPDLLILDEPTAGVDVQLRHDLWELVTELNEEGTTILLTTHYIEEAERLCDRVAIMNEGHKVTVATPDELKTRGTDTISVRLEDAPSVTPSVGGYAHEATLEDGRLEVRVDDGGSTAPRLLNDLEAAGHEIADLEITRTSLEEIFVDLTRQDDRTTTRSDAPTNEGATEDETAEDDGTPTREQEGVA; translated from the coding sequence ATGCCACCGGCCATCGAGACGACGGATCTCGTGAAGGAGTACGGCGACTTGCGCGCGCTCCAGGAGCTCTCGCTCACCGTTGAGGAGGGCGAGTTCTTCGGGCTGCTCGGTCCGAACGGGGCCGGGAAGACGACGTTTATCAATACGCTGGTCGGTCTCGTCCGAAAGACCGGCGGCGAGGCGCGGGTCTTCGGCCACGACGTTGAGGACGACTACCGACAGGCCCGAAACGCGATCGGGCTGGCTCCCCAGGAGTTCAACGTCGATCGTTTCTTCCCCATCCGCGAGGTCCTGATGCACAAGGCCGGTTACCACGGGATTCCGGAAGACGAGGCCGGAAAGCGGGCCGACGAGGTACTCAAGCGGGTCGGAATCTACGACAAGCGAAACGAGCGCTTCGACTGGCTCTCCGGGGGGATGAAGCGTCGACTGCTGCTCGCGCGGGCGCTCGTGACCGACCCCGACCTCCTGATTCTCGACGAGCCGACCGCCGGCGTCGACGTCCAGCTGCGCCACGACCTCTGGGAGCTGGTGACCGAACTCAACGAGGAGGGAACGACGATACTGCTGACGACCCACTACATCGAGGAGGCCGAACGCCTCTGTGACCGCGTCGCGATCATGAACGAGGGCCACAAGGTGACCGTCGCCACCCCTGACGAGCTCAAGACCCGGGGGACGGACACGATCTCGGTTCGGCTCGAGGACGCACCGTCGGTCACGCCCTCGGTCGGCGGCTACGCCCACGAGGCGACTCTCGAGGACGGCCGCCTCGAGGTCCGAGTCGACGACGGCGGCTCGACCGCACCGCGGCTGTTGAACGACCTCGAGGCCGCAGGCCACGAGATCGCCGACCTCGAGATCACTCGGACCTCTCTCGAGGAGATCTTCGTCGACCTGACGCGACAGGACGATCGGACGACGACCCGATCCGACGCGCCGACCAACGAGGGGGCAACGGAGGACGAGACGGCCGAGGACGACGGGACGCCGACGCGGGAGCAGGAGGGGGTCGCCTGA